Proteins co-encoded in one Daphnia carinata strain CSIRO-1 chromosome 3, CSIRO_AGI_Dcar_HiC_V3, whole genome shotgun sequence genomic window:
- the LOC130685223 gene encoding alpha-actinin, sarcomeric isoform X4, whose protein sequence is MVEMTTMMNNGDYMEQEEEWEREGLLDPAWEKQQRKTFTAWCNSHLRKAGTGIENIEDDFRNGLKLMLLLEVISGETLPKPDRGKMRFHKIANVNKALDFIASKGVKLVSIGAEEIVDGNTKMTLGMIWTIILRFAIQDISVEEMTAKEGLLLWCQRKTAPYKNVNVQNFHLSFKDGLAFCALIHRHRPDLIPNYNQLSKDNPLENLNLAFDVAEKYLDIPRMLDPEDLCNSAMPDERAIMTYVSSYYHCFAGKIKAETAANRICKVLKVNQENERLMEEYERLASDLLEWIKRTLPWLESRQTDNSLAGVQKKLDEYRQYRRKHKPPRVEQKAKLETNFNTLQTKLRLSNRPAYMPTEGKMVSDIANAWKGLEGCEKSFEEWLLSEMMRLERLDHLAQKFKHKSDIHQGWTQGKEEMLSSQDFRSCRLPELKALKKKHEAFESDLAAHQDRVEQIAAIAQELNALDYHDTATVNARCQLICDQWDRLGSLTQSRRQALEEAERVLEKIDQLHLEFAKRAAPFNNWLDGAREDLVDMFIVHTMEEIQGLLDAHEQFKATLGEADKEYQSIVGLVQQVESIAKQHSIPGGLDNPYTSLTAKDITSKWAEVRQLVPQRDGTLQQELRKQQNNELMRRQFAEKANSVGPWIERQMDAVASIAMGMQGSLEDQLVRLKEYEQNVYAYKSHMEELEKLNQGIQESMVFENRYTQYTMETLRVGWEQLLTSINRNINEVENQILTRDSKGITQEQLNEFRSSFNHFDKNRVGHLKPDEYKSCLVSLGYSLGKDKQGEIDFQRIMAIVDPNNSGYVLFDAFLDFMTRESTDSDTAEQVIDSFRILAGDKPFILPDELRRELPPDQAEYCIQRMQPYKGTDGSPGALDYMSFSTALYGESDL, encoded by the exons acaTTTACAGCTTGGTGCAATTCTCACCTTCGTAAAGCCGGCACTGGAATCGAAAACATCGAAGATGATTTCCGCAACGGTCTCAAGTTGATGCTCTTGCTGGAGGTGATCTCCGGTGAAACGTTGCCCAAACCCGACCGAGGCAAAATGCGTTTCCACAAGATCGCCAACGTCAACAAGGCGCTGGATTTCATCGCCAGCAAAGGCGTCAAGCTCGTTTCCATCGGAGCTGAAG aAATCGTTGACGGCAACACCAAGATGACTTTGGGCATGATTTGGACCATCATTTTGCGTTTCGCCATCCAAGACATTTCCGTCGAGGAGATGACGGCCAAAGAGGGCCTCTTGCTTTGGTGCCAGCGCAAGACGGCGCCCTACAAGAACGTCAACGTCCAAAACTTCCACCTTAG CTTCAAGGATGGCCTTGCCTTCTGTGCCTTGATTCACCGCCACCGTCCCGATCTAATACCCAACTATAACCAGCTGTCCAAG gATAATCCTTTGGAAAATCTTAACTTGGCTTTTGATGTGGCTGAGAAGTATCTGGACATCCCCCGCATGTTGGACcctgaag ACCTGTGCAATTCCGCAATGCCTGACGAGCGTGCCATCATGACCTACGTGTCTTCTTATTATCATTGCTTTGCCGGCAAAATTAAG GCGGAAACCGCAGCTAATCGCATCTGCAAAGTGCTCAAGGTTAACCAGGAGAATGAGCGCCTCATGGAAGAATATGAGCGTCTGGCCAGCGAC CTTCTGGAATGGATCAAACGAACTCTGCCGTGGCTCGAGTCCCGTCAAACGGACAATTCGTTGGCCGGCGTGCAGAAGAAATTGGACGAGTACCGACAATACCGCCGCAAGCACAAGCCTCCCCGTGTTGAACAGAAGGCCAAGTTGGAGACCAACTTCAACACGCTGCAGACCAAGTTGCGTTTGTCCAATCGACCTGCTTACATGCCCACCGAAGGCAAAATGGTTTCG gATATCGCCAATGCTTGGAAAGGTTTGGAAGGATGCGAGAAATCATTTGAGGAGTGGCTCCTCTCTGAAATGATGAG aCTGGAACGTTTGGACCATTTGGCCCAGAAGTTCAAGCACAAATCCGATATCCATCAGGGATGGACTCAAGGCAAGGAAGAGATGCTTTCCTCTCAG GATTTCCGCTCGTGCCGCTTGCCGGAACTGAAGGCTCTGAAGAAGAAGCACGAAGCCTTCGAAAGCGACTTGGCTGCTCACCAGGATCGCGTCGAGCAAATTGCTGCCATCGCGCAAGAGCTCAA TGCGCTGGATTATCACGACACGGCCACGGTTAACGCCCGCTGTCAGCTTATTTGCGACCAGTGGGATCGGTTAGGATCGCTGACCCAGTCGCGTCGCCAAGCTTTGGAGGAGGCCGAACGAGTGCTCGAAAAGATTGATCAACTTCATTTGGAGTTTGCCAAGAGGGCCGCg CCTTTCAACAACTGGTTGGATGGAGCACGCGAGGATTTGGTGGATATGTTCATCGTTCACACGATGGAAGAAATCCAGGGCTTGCTCGATGCCCATGAACAGTTCAAAGCCACTCTTGGTGAGGCCGACAAAGAATACCAATCAATTGTTGGTTTGGTTCAACAAGTTGAATCGATTGCCAAGCAGCACAGCATCCCCGGCGGCTTGGATAACCCGTACACCAGTCTTACGGCCAAG GACATTACTTCCAAGTGGGCGGAAGTCCGTCAGTTGGTTCCGCAAAGGGACGGTACTCTGCAACAAGAGTTGCGTAAACAGCAAAACAACGAGCTTATGCGTCGCCAATTTGCCGAAAAGGCTAACTCTGTCGGACCATGGATCGAGCGTCAAATGGACGCCGTGGCCTCTATCGCTATGGGAATGCAG GGCTCTTTGGAGGATCAGTTGGTGCGTTTGAAGGAATACGAGCAGAATGTCTACGCCTACAAGTCGCACATGGAAGAGTTGGAGAAGCTCAACCAGGGCATCCAAGAATCGATGGTCTTCGAAAACCGTTACACGCAATACACGATGGAGACGCTGCGAGTTGGCTGGGAGCAGTTGCTCACCTCCATCAACCGCAACATCAACGAAGTTGAAAACCAGATTTTGACGCGCGATTCTAAAG GTATCACGCAGGAGCAGTTGAACGAATTCCGAAGCTCGTTTAACCACTTTGACAAGAACCGCGTCGGTCACCTGAAGCCCGATGAGTACAAGTCATGTCTGGTCAGCTTGGGATATTCCCTGGGCAAGGACAAGCAGGGCGAGATTGACTTCCAACGCATCATGGCCATCGTTGATCCCAATAACAGCGGCTACGTTCTTTTCGACGCTTTCCTCGATTTTATGACCCGAGAGTCCACCGACTCGGACACGGCCGAACAG gTGATTGATTCGTTCCGCATTTTGGCTGGTGACAAACCTTTCATTTTGCCGGATGAGTTGCGTCGTGAATTGCCACCCGACCAGGCCGAATACTGCATCCAGCGCATGCAGCCGTACAAGGGCACGGACGGTTCACCTGGAGCGTTGGACTACATGTCCTTCTCCACAGCGCTTTACGGCGAATCTGAtctgtaa
- the LOC130685223 gene encoding alpha-actinin, sarcomeric isoform X2: protein MVEMTTMMNNGDYMEQEEEWEREGLLDPAWEKQQRKTFTAWCNSHLRKAGTGIENIEDDFRNGLKLMLLLEVISGETLPKPDRGKMRFHKIANVNKALDFIASKGVKLVSIGAEEIVDGNTKMTLGMIWTIILRFAIQDISVEEMTAKEGLLLWCQRKTAPYKNVNVQNFHLSFKDGLAFCALIHRHRPDLIPNYNQLSKDNPLENLNLAFDVAEKYLDIPRMLDPEDLCNSAMPDERAIMTYVSSYYHCFAGKIKAETAANRICKVLKVNQENERLMEEYERLASDLLEWIKRTLPWLESRQTDNSLAGVQKKLDEYRQYRRKHKPPRVEQKAKLETNFNTLQTKLRLSNRPAYMPTEGKMVSDIANAWKGLEGCEKSFEEWLLSEMMRLERLDHLAQKFKHKSDIHQGWTQGKEEMLSSQDFRSCRLPELKALKKKHEAFESDLAAHQDRVEQIAAIAQELNALDYHDTATVNARCQLICDQWDRLGSLTQSRRQALEEAERVLEKIDQLHLEFAKRAAPFNNWLDGAREDLVDMFIVHTMEEIQGLLDAHEQFKATLGEADKEYQSIVGLVQQVESIAKQHSIPGGLDNPYTSLTAKDESSPKDITSKWAEVRQLVPQRDGTLQQELRKQQNNELMRRQFAEKANSVGPWIERQMDAVASIAMGMQGSLEDQLVRLKEYEQNVYAYKSHMEELEKLNQGIQESMVFENRYTQYTMETLRVGWEQLLTSINRNINEVENQILTRDSKGITQEQLNEFRSSFNHFDKNRVGHLKPDEYKSCLVSLGYSLGKDKQGEIDFQRIMAIVDPNNSGYVLFDAFLDFMTRESTDSDTAEQVIDSFRILAGDKPFILPDELRRELPPDQAEYCIQRMQPYKGTDGSPGALDYMSFSTALYGESDL, encoded by the exons acaTTTACAGCTTGGTGCAATTCTCACCTTCGTAAAGCCGGCACTGGAATCGAAAACATCGAAGATGATTTCCGCAACGGTCTCAAGTTGATGCTCTTGCTGGAGGTGATCTCCGGTGAAACGTTGCCCAAACCCGACCGAGGCAAAATGCGTTTCCACAAGATCGCCAACGTCAACAAGGCGCTGGATTTCATCGCCAGCAAAGGCGTCAAGCTCGTTTCCATCGGAGCTGAAG aAATCGTTGACGGCAACACCAAGATGACTTTGGGCATGATTTGGACCATCATTTTGCGTTTCGCCATCCAAGACATTTCCGTCGAGGAGATGACGGCCAAAGAGGGCCTCTTGCTTTGGTGCCAGCGCAAGACGGCGCCCTACAAGAACGTCAACGTCCAAAACTTCCACCTTAG CTTCAAGGATGGCCTTGCCTTCTGTGCCTTGATTCACCGCCACCGTCCCGATCTAATACCCAACTATAACCAGCTGTCCAAG gATAATCCTTTGGAAAATCTTAACTTGGCTTTTGATGTGGCTGAGAAGTATCTGGACATCCCCCGCATGTTGGACcctgaag ACCTGTGCAATTCCGCAATGCCTGACGAGCGTGCCATCATGACCTACGTGTCTTCTTATTATCATTGCTTTGCCGGCAAAATTAAG GCGGAAACCGCAGCTAATCGCATCTGCAAAGTGCTCAAGGTTAACCAGGAGAATGAGCGCCTCATGGAAGAATATGAGCGTCTGGCCAGCGAC CTTCTGGAATGGATCAAACGAACTCTGCCGTGGCTCGAGTCCCGTCAAACGGACAATTCGTTGGCCGGCGTGCAGAAGAAATTGGACGAGTACCGACAATACCGCCGCAAGCACAAGCCTCCCCGTGTTGAACAGAAGGCCAAGTTGGAGACCAACTTCAACACGCTGCAGACCAAGTTGCGTTTGTCCAATCGACCTGCTTACATGCCCACCGAAGGCAAAATGGTTTCG gATATCGCCAATGCTTGGAAAGGTTTGGAAGGATGCGAGAAATCATTTGAGGAGTGGCTCCTCTCTGAAATGATGAG aCTGGAACGTTTGGACCATTTGGCCCAGAAGTTCAAGCACAAATCCGATATCCATCAGGGATGGACTCAAGGCAAGGAAGAGATGCTTTCCTCTCAG GATTTCCGCTCGTGCCGCTTGCCGGAACTGAAGGCTCTGAAGAAGAAGCACGAAGCCTTCGAAAGCGACTTGGCTGCTCACCAGGATCGCGTCGAGCAAATTGCTGCCATCGCGCAAGAGCTCAA TGCGCTGGATTATCACGACACGGCCACGGTTAACGCCCGCTGTCAGCTTATTTGCGACCAGTGGGATCGGTTAGGATCGCTGACCCAGTCGCGTCGCCAAGCTTTGGAGGAGGCCGAACGAGTGCTCGAAAAGATTGATCAACTTCATTTGGAGTTTGCCAAGAGGGCCGCg CCTTTCAACAACTGGTTGGATGGAGCACGCGAGGATTTGGTGGATATGTTCATCGTTCACACGATGGAAGAAATCCAGGGCTTGCTCGATGCCCATGAACAGTTCAAAGCCACTCTTGGTGAGGCCGACAAAGAATACCAATCAATTGTTGGTTTGGTTCAACAAGTTGAATCGATTGCCAAGCAGCACAGCATCCCCGGCGGCTTGGATAACCCGTACACCAGTCTTACGGCCAAG gatgaatcATCAcccaag GACATTACTTCCAAGTGGGCGGAAGTCCGTCAGTTGGTTCCGCAAAGGGACGGTACTCTGCAACAAGAGTTGCGTAAACAGCAAAACAACGAGCTTATGCGTCGCCAATTTGCCGAAAAGGCTAACTCTGTCGGACCATGGATCGAGCGTCAAATGGACGCCGTGGCCTCTATCGCTATGGGAATGCAG GGCTCTTTGGAGGATCAGTTGGTGCGTTTGAAGGAATACGAGCAGAATGTCTACGCCTACAAGTCGCACATGGAAGAGTTGGAGAAGCTCAACCAGGGCATCCAAGAATCGATGGTCTTCGAAAACCGTTACACGCAATACACGATGGAGACGCTGCGAGTTGGCTGGGAGCAGTTGCTCACCTCCATCAACCGCAACATCAACGAAGTTGAAAACCAGATTTTGACGCGCGATTCTAAAG GTATCACGCAGGAGCAGTTGAACGAATTCCGAAGCTCGTTTAACCACTTTGACAAGAACCGCGTCGGTCACCTGAAGCCCGATGAGTACAAGTCATGTCTGGTCAGCTTGGGATATTCCCTGGGCAAGGACAAGCAGGGCGAGATTGACTTCCAACGCATCATGGCCATCGTTGATCCCAATAACAGCGGCTACGTTCTTTTCGACGCTTTCCTCGATTTTATGACCCGAGAGTCCACCGACTCGGACACGGCCGAACAG gTGATTGATTCGTTCCGCATTTTGGCTGGTGACAAACCTTTCATTTTGCCGGATGAGTTGCGTCGTGAATTGCCACCCGACCAGGCCGAATACTGCATCCAGCGCATGCAGCCGTACAAGGGCACGGACGGTTCACCTGGAGCGTTGGACTACATGTCCTTCTCCACAGCGCTTTACGGCGAATCTGAtctgtaa
- the LOC130685223 gene encoding alpha-actinin, sarcomeric isoform X1, which translates to MVEMTTMMNNGDYMEQEEEWEREGLLDPAWEKQQRKTFTAWCNSHLRKAGTGIENIEDDFRNGLKLMLLLEVISGETLPKPDRGKMRFHKIANVNKALDFIASKGVKLVSIGAEEIVDGNTKMTLGMIWTIILRFAIQDISVEEMTAKEGLLLWCQRKTAPYKNVNVQNFHLSFKDGLAFCALIHRHRPDLIPNYNQLSKDNPLENLNLAFDVAEKYLDIPRMLDPEDMINTPKPDERAIMTYVSCYYHAFQGAQQAETAANRICKVLKVNQENERLMEEYERLASDLLEWIKRTLPWLESRQTDNSLAGVQKKLDEYRQYRRKHKPPRVEQKAKLETNFNTLQTKLRLSNRPAYMPTEGKMVSDIANAWKGLEGCEKSFEEWLLSEMMRLERLDHLAQKFKHKSDIHQGWTQGKEEMLSSQDFRSCRLPELKALKKKHEAFESDLAAHQDRVEQIAAIAQELNALDYHDTATVNARCQLICDQWDRLGSLTQSRRQALEEAERVLEKIDQLHLEFAKRAAPFNNWLDGAREDLVDMFIVHTMEEIQGLLDAHEQFKATLGEADKEYQSIVGLVQQVESIAKQHSIPGGLDNPYTSLTAKDESSPKDITSKWAEVRQLVPQRDGTLQQELRKQQNNELMRRQFAEKANSVGPWIERQMDAVASIAMGMQGSLEDQLVRLKEYEQNVYAYKSHMEELEKLNQGIQESMVFENRYTQYTMETLRVGWEQLLTSINRNINEVENQILTRDSKGITQEQLNEFRSSFNHFDKNRVGHLKPDEYKSCLVSLGYSLGKDKQGEIDFQRIMAIVDPNNSGYVLFDAFLDFMTRESTDSDTAEQVIDSFRILAGDKPFILPDELRRELPPDQAEYCIQRMQPYKGTDGSPGALDYMSFSTALYGESDL; encoded by the exons acaTTTACAGCTTGGTGCAATTCTCACCTTCGTAAAGCCGGCACTGGAATCGAAAACATCGAAGATGATTTCCGCAACGGTCTCAAGTTGATGCTCTTGCTGGAGGTGATCTCCGGTGAAACGTTGCCCAAACCCGACCGAGGCAAAATGCGTTTCCACAAGATCGCCAACGTCAACAAGGCGCTGGATTTCATCGCCAGCAAAGGCGTCAAGCTCGTTTCCATCGGAGCTGAAG aAATCGTTGACGGCAACACCAAGATGACTTTGGGCATGATTTGGACCATCATTTTGCGTTTCGCCATCCAAGACATTTCCGTCGAGGAGATGACGGCCAAAGAGGGCCTCTTGCTTTGGTGCCAGCGCAAGACGGCGCCCTACAAGAACGTCAACGTCCAAAACTTCCACCTTAG CTTCAAGGATGGCCTTGCCTTCTGTGCCTTGATTCACCGCCACCGTCCCGATCTAATACCCAACTATAACCAGCTGTCCAAG gATAATCCTTTGGAAAATCTTAACTTGGCTTTTGATGTGGCTGAGAAGTATCTGGACATCCCCCGCATGTTGGACcctgaag ataTGATCAACACCCCCAAGCCGGATGAGCGTGCAATCATGACGTACGTTTCGTGCTACTACCACGCCTTCCAGGGTGCCCAGCAG GCGGAAACCGCAGCTAATCGCATCTGCAAAGTGCTCAAGGTTAACCAGGAGAATGAGCGCCTCATGGAAGAATATGAGCGTCTGGCCAGCGAC CTTCTGGAATGGATCAAACGAACTCTGCCGTGGCTCGAGTCCCGTCAAACGGACAATTCGTTGGCCGGCGTGCAGAAGAAATTGGACGAGTACCGACAATACCGCCGCAAGCACAAGCCTCCCCGTGTTGAACAGAAGGCCAAGTTGGAGACCAACTTCAACACGCTGCAGACCAAGTTGCGTTTGTCCAATCGACCTGCTTACATGCCCACCGAAGGCAAAATGGTTTCG gATATCGCCAATGCTTGGAAAGGTTTGGAAGGATGCGAGAAATCATTTGAGGAGTGGCTCCTCTCTGAAATGATGAG aCTGGAACGTTTGGACCATTTGGCCCAGAAGTTCAAGCACAAATCCGATATCCATCAGGGATGGACTCAAGGCAAGGAAGAGATGCTTTCCTCTCAG GATTTCCGCTCGTGCCGCTTGCCGGAACTGAAGGCTCTGAAGAAGAAGCACGAAGCCTTCGAAAGCGACTTGGCTGCTCACCAGGATCGCGTCGAGCAAATTGCTGCCATCGCGCAAGAGCTCAA TGCGCTGGATTATCACGACACGGCCACGGTTAACGCCCGCTGTCAGCTTATTTGCGACCAGTGGGATCGGTTAGGATCGCTGACCCAGTCGCGTCGCCAAGCTTTGGAGGAGGCCGAACGAGTGCTCGAAAAGATTGATCAACTTCATTTGGAGTTTGCCAAGAGGGCCGCg CCTTTCAACAACTGGTTGGATGGAGCACGCGAGGATTTGGTGGATATGTTCATCGTTCACACGATGGAAGAAATCCAGGGCTTGCTCGATGCCCATGAACAGTTCAAAGCCACTCTTGGTGAGGCCGACAAAGAATACCAATCAATTGTTGGTTTGGTTCAACAAGTTGAATCGATTGCCAAGCAGCACAGCATCCCCGGCGGCTTGGATAACCCGTACACCAGTCTTACGGCCAAG gatgaatcATCAcccaag GACATTACTTCCAAGTGGGCGGAAGTCCGTCAGTTGGTTCCGCAAAGGGACGGTACTCTGCAACAAGAGTTGCGTAAACAGCAAAACAACGAGCTTATGCGTCGCCAATTTGCCGAAAAGGCTAACTCTGTCGGACCATGGATCGAGCGTCAAATGGACGCCGTGGCCTCTATCGCTATGGGAATGCAG GGCTCTTTGGAGGATCAGTTGGTGCGTTTGAAGGAATACGAGCAGAATGTCTACGCCTACAAGTCGCACATGGAAGAGTTGGAGAAGCTCAACCAGGGCATCCAAGAATCGATGGTCTTCGAAAACCGTTACACGCAATACACGATGGAGACGCTGCGAGTTGGCTGGGAGCAGTTGCTCACCTCCATCAACCGCAACATCAACGAAGTTGAAAACCAGATTTTGACGCGCGATTCTAAAG GTATCACGCAGGAGCAGTTGAACGAATTCCGAAGCTCGTTTAACCACTTTGACAAGAACCGCGTCGGTCACCTGAAGCCCGATGAGTACAAGTCATGTCTGGTCAGCTTGGGATATTCCCTGGGCAAGGACAAGCAGGGCGAGATTGACTTCCAACGCATCATGGCCATCGTTGATCCCAATAACAGCGGCTACGTTCTTTTCGACGCTTTCCTCGATTTTATGACCCGAGAGTCCACCGACTCGGACACGGCCGAACAG gTGATTGATTCGTTCCGCATTTTGGCTGGTGACAAACCTTTCATTTTGCCGGATGAGTTGCGTCGTGAATTGCCACCCGACCAGGCCGAATACTGCATCCAGCGCATGCAGCCGTACAAGGGCACGGACGGTTCACCTGGAGCGTTGGACTACATGTCCTTCTCCACAGCGCTTTACGGCGAATCTGAtctgtaa
- the LOC130685223 gene encoding alpha-actinin, sarcomeric isoform X3 has product MVEMTTMMNNGDYMEQEEEWEREGLLDPAWEKQQRKTFTAWCNSHLRKAGTGIENIEDDFRNGLKLMLLLEVISGETLPKPDRGKMRFHKIANVNKALDFIASKGVKLVSIGAEEIVDGNTKMTLGMIWTIILRFAIQDISVEEMTAKEGLLLWCQRKTAPYKNVNVQNFHLSFKDGLAFCALIHRHRPDLIPNYNQLSKDNPLENLNLAFDVAEKYLDIPRMLDPEDMINTPKPDERAIMTYVSCYYHAFQGAQQAETAANRICKVLKVNQENERLMEEYERLASDLLEWIKRTLPWLESRQTDNSLAGVQKKLDEYRQYRRKHKPPRVEQKAKLETNFNTLQTKLRLSNRPAYMPTEGKMVSDIANAWKGLEGCEKSFEEWLLSEMMRLERLDHLAQKFKHKSDIHQGWTQGKEEMLSSQDFRSCRLPELKALKKKHEAFESDLAAHQDRVEQIAAIAQELNALDYHDTATVNARCQLICDQWDRLGSLTQSRRQALEEAERVLEKIDQLHLEFAKRAAPFNNWLDGAREDLVDMFIVHTMEEIQGLLDAHEQFKATLGEADKEYQSIVGLVQQVESIAKQHSIPGGLDNPYTSLTAKDITSKWAEVRQLVPQRDGTLQQELRKQQNNELMRRQFAEKANSVGPWIERQMDAVASIAMGMQGSLEDQLVRLKEYEQNVYAYKSHMEELEKLNQGIQESMVFENRYTQYTMETLRVGWEQLLTSINRNINEVENQILTRDSKGITQEQLNEFRSSFNHFDKNRVGHLKPDEYKSCLVSLGYSLGKDKQGEIDFQRIMAIVDPNNSGYVLFDAFLDFMTRESTDSDTAEQVIDSFRILAGDKPFILPDELRRELPPDQAEYCIQRMQPYKGTDGSPGALDYMSFSTALYGESDL; this is encoded by the exons acaTTTACAGCTTGGTGCAATTCTCACCTTCGTAAAGCCGGCACTGGAATCGAAAACATCGAAGATGATTTCCGCAACGGTCTCAAGTTGATGCTCTTGCTGGAGGTGATCTCCGGTGAAACGTTGCCCAAACCCGACCGAGGCAAAATGCGTTTCCACAAGATCGCCAACGTCAACAAGGCGCTGGATTTCATCGCCAGCAAAGGCGTCAAGCTCGTTTCCATCGGAGCTGAAG aAATCGTTGACGGCAACACCAAGATGACTTTGGGCATGATTTGGACCATCATTTTGCGTTTCGCCATCCAAGACATTTCCGTCGAGGAGATGACGGCCAAAGAGGGCCTCTTGCTTTGGTGCCAGCGCAAGACGGCGCCCTACAAGAACGTCAACGTCCAAAACTTCCACCTTAG CTTCAAGGATGGCCTTGCCTTCTGTGCCTTGATTCACCGCCACCGTCCCGATCTAATACCCAACTATAACCAGCTGTCCAAG gATAATCCTTTGGAAAATCTTAACTTGGCTTTTGATGTGGCTGAGAAGTATCTGGACATCCCCCGCATGTTGGACcctgaag ataTGATCAACACCCCCAAGCCGGATGAGCGTGCAATCATGACGTACGTTTCGTGCTACTACCACGCCTTCCAGGGTGCCCAGCAG GCGGAAACCGCAGCTAATCGCATCTGCAAAGTGCTCAAGGTTAACCAGGAGAATGAGCGCCTCATGGAAGAATATGAGCGTCTGGCCAGCGAC CTTCTGGAATGGATCAAACGAACTCTGCCGTGGCTCGAGTCCCGTCAAACGGACAATTCGTTGGCCGGCGTGCAGAAGAAATTGGACGAGTACCGACAATACCGCCGCAAGCACAAGCCTCCCCGTGTTGAACAGAAGGCCAAGTTGGAGACCAACTTCAACACGCTGCAGACCAAGTTGCGTTTGTCCAATCGACCTGCTTACATGCCCACCGAAGGCAAAATGGTTTCG gATATCGCCAATGCTTGGAAAGGTTTGGAAGGATGCGAGAAATCATTTGAGGAGTGGCTCCTCTCTGAAATGATGAG aCTGGAACGTTTGGACCATTTGGCCCAGAAGTTCAAGCACAAATCCGATATCCATCAGGGATGGACTCAAGGCAAGGAAGAGATGCTTTCCTCTCAG GATTTCCGCTCGTGCCGCTTGCCGGAACTGAAGGCTCTGAAGAAGAAGCACGAAGCCTTCGAAAGCGACTTGGCTGCTCACCAGGATCGCGTCGAGCAAATTGCTGCCATCGCGCAAGAGCTCAA TGCGCTGGATTATCACGACACGGCCACGGTTAACGCCCGCTGTCAGCTTATTTGCGACCAGTGGGATCGGTTAGGATCGCTGACCCAGTCGCGTCGCCAAGCTTTGGAGGAGGCCGAACGAGTGCTCGAAAAGATTGATCAACTTCATTTGGAGTTTGCCAAGAGGGCCGCg CCTTTCAACAACTGGTTGGATGGAGCACGCGAGGATTTGGTGGATATGTTCATCGTTCACACGATGGAAGAAATCCAGGGCTTGCTCGATGCCCATGAACAGTTCAAAGCCACTCTTGGTGAGGCCGACAAAGAATACCAATCAATTGTTGGTTTGGTTCAACAAGTTGAATCGATTGCCAAGCAGCACAGCATCCCCGGCGGCTTGGATAACCCGTACACCAGTCTTACGGCCAAG GACATTACTTCCAAGTGGGCGGAAGTCCGTCAGTTGGTTCCGCAAAGGGACGGTACTCTGCAACAAGAGTTGCGTAAACAGCAAAACAACGAGCTTATGCGTCGCCAATTTGCCGAAAAGGCTAACTCTGTCGGACCATGGATCGAGCGTCAAATGGACGCCGTGGCCTCTATCGCTATGGGAATGCAG GGCTCTTTGGAGGATCAGTTGGTGCGTTTGAAGGAATACGAGCAGAATGTCTACGCCTACAAGTCGCACATGGAAGAGTTGGAGAAGCTCAACCAGGGCATCCAAGAATCGATGGTCTTCGAAAACCGTTACACGCAATACACGATGGAGACGCTGCGAGTTGGCTGGGAGCAGTTGCTCACCTCCATCAACCGCAACATCAACGAAGTTGAAAACCAGATTTTGACGCGCGATTCTAAAG GTATCACGCAGGAGCAGTTGAACGAATTCCGAAGCTCGTTTAACCACTTTGACAAGAACCGCGTCGGTCACCTGAAGCCCGATGAGTACAAGTCATGTCTGGTCAGCTTGGGATATTCCCTGGGCAAGGACAAGCAGGGCGAGATTGACTTCCAACGCATCATGGCCATCGTTGATCCCAATAACAGCGGCTACGTTCTTTTCGACGCTTTCCTCGATTTTATGACCCGAGAGTCCACCGACTCGGACACGGCCGAACAG gTGATTGATTCGTTCCGCATTTTGGCTGGTGACAAACCTTTCATTTTGCCGGATGAGTTGCGTCGTGAATTGCCACCCGACCAGGCCGAATACTGCATCCAGCGCATGCAGCCGTACAAGGGCACGGACGGTTCACCTGGAGCGTTGGACTACATGTCCTTCTCCACAGCGCTTTACGGCGAATCTGAtctgtaa